In one window of Sciurus carolinensis chromosome X, mSciCar1.2, whole genome shotgun sequence DNA:
- the Prr32 gene encoding proline-rich protein 32, whose protein sequence is MACTQNVLGGHGPSPAAVAVHKNGNKDLCPDVSLQCPNSMQKNDEDGAANWDRPHIQLRPPFNMLTELTGDQLKGPDDRTGSGIPDLSRAVRQPYVLPPAVAVESLATEGVNSSEGLPSWRPKGHDSINVSQKVSGSFPALVVGGTRVSSVGSERGGNTAKSFPALPRGRGFFPLREPQVRGPSFVPALRSGIMMEVPLGNTRVACNNGRLAHVSFPPVGPRHPRPMPMSSSVPGLPCSTAHCFIPAPPPSFNPFFIKPIAFAPPPVFGPPLSPYFAHLHSGRMPFPASLNKELK, encoded by the coding sequence GCAGCGGTAGCTGTGCACAAAAATGGGAACAAGGATCTGTGTCCTGATGTATCCCTCCAGTGTCCGAATTCCATGCAGAAGAATGATGAGGATGGTGCTGCAAACTGGGACCGCCCTCACATCCAACTCAGACCACCGTTCAATATGCTGACAGAGCTGACAGGAGACCAACTGAAGGGCCCTGATGACCGAACAGGCTCCGGCATTCCTGATCTTTCAAGAGCTGTCAGACAACCCTATGTGCTACCACCTGCTGTTGCAGTAGAGTCCCTAGCAACAGAGGGAGTAAATAGCTCTGAGGGGCTGCCAAGCTGGAGGCCGAAGGGACATGATTCTATTAATGTATCCCAGAAAGTCTCTGGCAGCTTTCCAGCACTAGTGGTAGGGGGCACAAGAGTCAGCAGTGTGGGTAGTGAGAGAGGTGGCAATACTGCAAAATCATTCCCAGCTTTGCCACGAGGCCGAGGGTTCTTTCCACTTAGGGAACCACAAGTAAGAGGTCCTTCATTTGTTCCCGCCCTTAGATCGGGGATAATGATGGAGGTGCCATTGGGTAATACTAGAGTAGCCTGCAACAATGGAAGGTTGGCTCATGTTTCTTTCCCACCTGTGGGCCCAAGACACCCAAGGCCTATGCCTATGTCTTCCAGTGTTCCGGGTTTACCTTGCTCTACTGCTCATTGCTTCATACCTGCCCCACCTCCAAGTTTTAATCCATTTTTCATTAAGCCTATTGCTTTTGCACCTCCTCCAGTATTTGGTCCTCCACTGTCACCTTATTTTGCTCATTTGCATTCTGGAAGAATGCCTTTTCCTGCATCCTTAAACAAAGAGCTCAAGTGA